The segment CAAGATGTCGCTCACCGAGATCTTCGGGTCCACGGAGACCGGGGGTATCGCCTGGAGAACCAGAGAACGTGACGACCCACCGTGGAACCTCTTCGCCGACGTGGAGTACGCGAAGACCACGGAGGACGGACGGGAGGCCCCATTGGTCGTCCGCAGTCCCCGGTTGGCGATCGGAGCGTCGGGAGCCCGCCTGGATCTCTGGGAGACGGGCGACTACGTCACCCCCGACGGCGACCGCCGCTTCCGTTTCTCCGGTCGAAGGGAACGGCTGGTCAAGGTCAACGGTCGACGCGTCAACCTCGACGTCGTGGAGTCGGATTTCCGGTCGGTGCTGCCCTGCGCGGACCTGGCGTGCCTGCCCATGTCGCACGACGTCAGCGGAGAGCACATCGAGCTCCTCATCGTCCCCGGGCCCGACGGCGTGCGCGGGGAGGACGACGTGCGAGGCCGGCTCGCCGCGGCGCAGGGGCAACTCCAGCCACGCCAGATCACCTTCGTTCCGAGTATCGACCGGTCGGACTCCGGCAAACCGCGACAGCGACAGCCTGGCTCCCCCCACTCCCTGGAGGTCACCGAATGAAGACGCCGACGACGCACCCCACGCGTGAGACCGTGGGCGCGCGGGTGGGGAGTCTGTTGCGCGATGCGGCGGAGGACGCGCTGATAGCGCCCTGCTCGGCGGAGGAGCTCGCCGGGATGCGCGCCAGCGTCCATACGCTCGCCGACACCGTCGCCACCGACCAGGTCTACGGGGTGACCCGCGGCTTCGGCGCCCTCGTCGAGTACGAGGCGGCCGCGTCGCGGCTGGCTCAGGGAACGGGGCTGATCTCTCACCTGGGAACCGGTCAGGGTGAGCCGCTGAGCCCCCAGGTGAGTCGACTCGTGCTGTGGTTACGGTTGCAGAGCATGCGTCGCGGGTTCTCCGCGGTGGAGCCGGAGTTCTGGGACCAGATCGCGGGTCTGTGGAACCGCGGGTTCACCCCCGTCATCCCGTCGGAGGGCACGGTCAGCGCGAGTGGTGACCTACAGCCGCTCGCCCACGCCGCCCTCGCCTTCACCGGCTTCGGCGAGGCGTGGACTCGCGGCGACACAGGACAGTGGACCCGCCAGCCGGCGCAGGACGCCCTGCGTGCCCTCGGGCACCACCCACTGAGATGGCCGGCGCGAGAGGCCCTCGGCTTCGTCAACGGCTCCAGTGTCAGCCTTGCCGTGAGCCTGGTGAACCACCGAGAGAGCCTGCTGATCGCGCGTGCCGTCGCGGCCCTCACCGCACGGATCGTCCGCCTGCTCCAGGCGACCCCCGAGGCCTACGACGACGCCTTCGCGACCGCCCGAGGCCAGGCCGGACAACGGACGGCGGCACGCTGGATTCGCGACGACCTGCCAGTGGACGCCAAACGCGGGCACGACCGACCGCTCCAGGAGCCCTACAGTCTGCGATGCGCGCCCCAGGTGATCGGCGCTGTCCTGGACCAGTTGGCCCTCACCGAGGACATCCTGGTGCGCGAGGCCGAGGGCTGCACCGACAACCCGATCAGTCACGAGGGGCGGATCCTGCACGGTGGCAACTTCCACGCCCTACCCGTCGGCCTGTGCTCCGACCAAGCCGGACTCGCCCTCCACCAGGTCGCCTACCTCGCCGAGCGCCAGCTCGCACTCCTCTGCTCGCCGGGCACCAACGGCGGTATGGCGCCGATGCTCACGCCGAACCCGGGAGCCGCCACCGGCGTCGCCGGAGTCCAACTCAGCGCGACCTCCTTCGTGTCCCGGATCCGCCAACTCGTCTACCCCGCCAGCCTGACCTCGCTCCCCACCAACGGTGCCAACCAGGACCACGTCCCCATGGCCCTGAACGGCGCGGCGTCGGTCACCAAGGCCGTCGACCTCGCCTGGCTCATCGTCGGGTCGCTCGCGGTCGCCGTCGCCCAGGGCTCCGCGCTGGTACCCACACCCCTCCCCACACCTCACCCTTGGTCCGCTCTCGCGGAACTGTCGCCCCCCATGGACCTCGACCGCCCCCTCGCCGCCGAGGTCCGTGCCGCCGCCAGCCTCATGCGCCAAGCCGCTGAGACGTGGGTCGACGAATCGAACCCCTGACCATCCAATCGGCGTATGGATCAGTGGAGCGTGACTCGGAGTGAGCCCCCACCGAATGCGCGGGGGCCTGGCCGTGGCGACGTCGCCCGGTGTGGTCCTGGATCGGGTTGGCAGGCTGGTGTCGGCGACGGCCCGCTCCTCGCTCGAACGGTCATCGGCGTCGGTCGGGTGTCGCGCTCGCGATCGCGGGTCGTGTCCGCGATCCGCCCATGCGCACTGCGTGCCCAGCGGTACGTTCACCGCCGACCGACCGGGCACACGCACCGACGGCCACTCCTCGACCCGCGGGGACGGACGTTGAGGGGCGGCACGCTGACCGGGGTGGGAGGGCGCGGGGCTGGTCCACCGCAGCGGGGCCGTGGTCGTGTCGAGGCGGCGTGCCGGCCACCGCTGGTCACGCCACGGTGGCCACCCCGGTGCGTGGCCCCTTCCTCACCGGCCCGTGGCCGCGGGGCGATGAGGTGGCAGCACCGCGCGACTGGCGCCGGTCGGTGCTTGTCGGGCCGGGATCCGGGGGCGACGTGGTGTGGTGGGCGCGGGTGTCGAGGCACCCTCCACCACCCACCGCGCGGGGGCTTGACCGTGGCGTCCAGGATGCGCGAGCCGACGTTCCCGACCAGGCGCACGCAACTGTCTCCGCCGAACCCTCCCCTGACCGTCGAGCACAGAGAACGTCCGTTGACCCCAGGGCGCTGTTCGACGGCCCGGCGGCCTCGGTGGAGCGTGGCTTCGATGGGGCGACCGGGTGCGCCCCTGGGCCGGTCCGACGTGCGCGTGCCATCGAGGGGGGCCGGGGTGCGGGCCGTCCTCGAGGTCCGCGGAGCGCCGTGGGGCCGCGGCGCGCACTCGTCCCAGTCCCTGGTGGACGCGCTGGCCCTTCCAGGGGACCGTTCGCGTGGAACCGGGACCAGACCCGTGCGTCGAGCGTCGGGTGGGAGGCCCCGCCCCGGCGCTAGCCAGCCGCTGGCCGCGATCCACCCCAGCGGGGCGAACGGCGATCGACCATCCCAGGAGCCCGGCCGATCGCGGCCTTCTCTGTTCGCCGTCCTTCACCGTCTGACGACCGACCCGCCGCCAATTCGGGAGCGCCATGTTCTTCGAACCACTTCCCACTCCCACCACCGCGCCCGCGTCAGGGAACCTGATGCCGGTCGGGGCCCGGACCGGTCACACAGCGACGTTGGAGTACTTCCCTGACGTGGTGCGGCGCATCGCGGGGGAACGACCGGACCAGCCGGCGCTGACGGTGCTGGACGGGGGGATCGCCGCCGCCGACATCGAGGACGACGCCTTGACACGCGGTGCGCGGACCCTGGACTACGCGACGCTGGACCTACGGGTGCGAGCGCTGGCCGTCGCGCTGCGGGAGCGGTGTGACTCCGGGACGCGGGTCGCCATCCTCTGCGCGCACGACGAGCACTACATCGTCGCCTTCCTCGCCTGCCTCTACGCCGACGTGGTGGGGGTACCGCTGCACGCTCCGGAGTTCTTTCGGGGTCAGGCACGGCTGCGGGCCGTGCTTCGGGGCAGCGCCCCGGGCGTCGTGTTGACCACCTCCCGCCTGGACCGACCCGTGCGCGTCGCGTTGAAGGACGCGGCCGCCCGGGCCGAGGTCATGCACGTCGACACTCTGGACACCGCGGCGGCCGGGGCGTGGCGCCGGCCCGACTACGCGCCGGGACGCGTCGCGTACCTGCAGTACACCTCCGGCTCCACGCGGGCGCCGGAGGGTGTGCGGATCAGTCACCGGAACCTCGCCGTGGCGGCATGGCAGTTGCGGCGCCACTTCATGCCCGCCCGGACCGCGGTCTCCTGGGTGCCGCTCTTCCACGACATGGGGCTGATCTGCGGCGTGGTCAGTCCGTTGGCCGCGGGCGTCCACATGGTGCACATGAGTCCCGTGCAGTTCCTGCGTGACCCCTTCCTGTGGTTGGCCATGATCTCCCACACGAGGGCGGACTGGACCGTCGCGCCGAACTTCGCCCTGCGGTACTGCGTCGACGCGGTCGACCCGAAACGCGCCGCGTCACTCGCGCTCGACTCCCTGAGCGTCCTCGCCATCGGCGGCGAGATGGTCCGCCCCGAGACCCTGGACGTCTTCGCGGACCGGTTCTCGGTGGCCGGGTTCCATCCGTCCGCTCTCGCCCCCAGCTATGGACTCGCGGAGGCCACGCTCACTGTCGCGGTGTCGCCACGGGGCGCGGGGAACCAGCCACGCGCCTTCGACCGCTCCGCACTCGTGCGCGGCGTCGCGACACCGGCCCCCTCGGCGGGGGCGGTCGGACCCACCACCCGACTCGTCGGCTGCGGGGAGGTCGTCGCCGCGATGGACATCCGGATCGTGGACCCCGACCAGCGTCGGGTGCTGGCACCCGGGCACGTGGGCGAGGTCTGGGTCCGCGGCCCGAACTGTTCGGACGGGTACTGGGGCGCCGCGGAGGACCCGCTGGAGCGATTCTCAGCCCGCCTGGTGGGGGAGGACGACGACGGGAGGCCATGGGTCCGGACCCGAGACGCCGGCTTCGTTCACGAAGGTGCCCTCTACGTCACGGGTCGAATCGACGACGCGATCATCCTGCGAGGTGAGAACCACTTCCCCGAGGATCTCGAAGGCACGGTCGAGGAGGCGCTGCCCGGAACCCGAGCCGTCGTCATCGCCGTGGAACCCGAGTACGTGGGCGGGAGGCGTCCTGACCCTCGAGTCGTCGTGCTGGTGGAGACACGACGCCGGTCGGTCGGCGGTCCCGAGGTCCCTGAACCGATCGACACGGTTCGCCGTGCGGTCCGCCGCGAGCACGGCGTCGCGGTGGCGGACGTCGTGCTCGTTCGGTCCGGCAGCCTCCCCCGGACGACGAGTGGAAAGCCGAGGCGCGCCGCCTGTCGGGAGCGCTATGTGGCCGGTGCGCTGCGCTGACCCTGGCGGGCGAGCTCCAGAAGTGCCGGAACCACGTCGGTGGGAGTCGGCATGGCGGACATCTCGTCGCCGAGGCGCGCTGCGGCGGCGCCAAAGGTGGGGTCGGTGAGAAGCCGTTCGACCTCGGCGCGTACCCGGCCCGGCGTCGCCGCCTCCTGGTCGATCCGTAGTCCCACGCCCAGCGCGTCGAGCACGCGCGCCATGCTGGGTGCCTCCAGTTGGGAGGGGATCGCCAGTTGGGGCAGGCGATAGAGCGAGCTGGTGGCCGTCGAGCCGAAGCCGGCGTGGTGCACCATGACCGCACAGGTGGGGGCGAGCGCGTGTAGCGGAACGAAGTCACGGCAGCGCACGTTGACCGGCATGTCCGTGCCGTCGGTGACCGGTGCCGCGACGACTTCCACGTCCAGACCGGCCAGTTCCCGGACGATCTCCCGCACCGGAAGGGGAATCCGTGCGCCACGGTCGGAGGCGGTGAGGCCCAGACTGATCCCCACACGTGGGCGGGAGGGCGGCTCGCGGAGCCACGCGTCGACGGCCGAGGGCCCGTTGTAGGGGACATAGCGCATCGGGACGTAGGTGATCCCGGAGGGAAGCCGAAACGCGGACGGCAGTTGGTCGATGGT is part of the Spiractinospora alimapuensis genome and harbors:
- a CDS encoding activator-dependent family glycosyltransferase; amino-acid sequence: MRILFATYSEKSHLFSMVPLAWAFRAAGHEVRIASNPELEGAITRTGLTAVPVGHDHDLWRVLQTVLGATRWAQVPPFDAADVPSEELTWERLRAGYEMIVPWWFQLINEAIGGELIEFCRSWEPDLVVWEPTTYVGAVAAEAVGVPHVRTTLGVDVHGRLREEFVRLRDDHGLGPKDDPLASWLARVADAAGVEYTERLTLGYATIDQLPSAFRLPSGITYVPMRYVPYNGPSAVDAWLREPPSRPRVGISLGLTASDRGARIPLPVREIVRELAGLDVEVVAAPVTDGTDMPVNVRCRDFVPLHALAPTCAVMVHHAGFGSTATSSLYRLPQLAIPSQLEAPSMARVLDALGVGLRIDQEAATPGRVRAEVERLLTDPTFGAAAARLGDEMSAMPTPTDVVPALLELARQGQRSAPAT
- a CDS encoding fatty acyl-AMP ligase, which encodes MFFEPLPTPTTAPASGNLMPVGARTGHTATLEYFPDVVRRIAGERPDQPALTVLDGGIAAADIEDDALTRGARTLDYATLDLRVRALAVALRERCDSGTRVAILCAHDEHYIVAFLACLYADVVGVPLHAPEFFRGQARLRAVLRGSAPGVVLTTSRLDRPVRVALKDAAARAEVMHVDTLDTAAAGAWRRPDYAPGRVAYLQYTSGSTRAPEGVRISHRNLAVAAWQLRRHFMPARTAVSWVPLFHDMGLICGVVSPLAAGVHMVHMSPVQFLRDPFLWLAMISHTRADWTVAPNFALRYCVDAVDPKRAASLALDSLSVLAIGGEMVRPETLDVFADRFSVAGFHPSALAPSYGLAEATLTVAVSPRGAGNQPRAFDRSALVRGVATPAPSAGAVGPTTRLVGCGEVVAAMDIRIVDPDQRRVLAPGHVGEVWVRGPNCSDGYWGAAEDPLERFSARLVGEDDDGRPWVRTRDAGFVHEGALYVTGRIDDAIILRGENHFPEDLEGTVEEALPGTRAVVIAVEPEYVGGRRPDPRVVVLVETRRRSVGGPEVPEPIDTVRRAVRREHGVAVADVVLVRSGSLPRTTSGKPRRAACRERYVAGALR
- a CDS encoding class I adenylate-forming enzyme family protein gives rise to the protein MLADLAGRDRPDAVLSFAPPRHVYGALATLLMPARLGRPAWYRPQYFGHMPAPAGRRWTIVAVPWTYSILLRQRAWIEQVSHISVLHSTAMLPPTAERLLRRLGPDKMSLTEIFGSTETGGIAWRTRERDDPPWNLFADVEYAKTTEDGREAPLVVRSPRLAIGASGARLDLWETGDYVTPDGDRRFRFSGRRERLVKVNGRRVNLDVVESDFRSVLPCADLACLPMSHDVSGEHIELLIVPGPDGVRGEDDVRGRLAAAQGQLQPRQITFVPSIDRSDSGKPRQRQPGSPHSLEVTE
- a CDS encoding aromatic amino acid ammonia-lyase; translated protein: MKTPTTHPTRETVGARVGSLLRDAAEDALIAPCSAEELAGMRASVHTLADTVATDQVYGVTRGFGALVEYEAAASRLAQGTGLISHLGTGQGEPLSPQVSRLVLWLRLQSMRRGFSAVEPEFWDQIAGLWNRGFTPVIPSEGTVSASGDLQPLAHAALAFTGFGEAWTRGDTGQWTRQPAQDALRALGHHPLRWPAREALGFVNGSSVSLAVSLVNHRESLLIARAVAALTARIVRLLQATPEAYDDAFATARGQAGQRTAARWIRDDLPVDAKRGHDRPLQEPYSLRCAPQVIGAVLDQLALTEDILVREAEGCTDNPISHEGRILHGGNFHALPVGLCSDQAGLALHQVAYLAERQLALLCSPGTNGGMAPMLTPNPGAATGVAGVQLSATSFVSRIRQLVYPASLTSLPTNGANQDHVPMALNGAASVTKAVDLAWLIVGSLAVAVAQGSALVPTPLPTPHPWSALAELSPPMDLDRPLAAEVRAAASLMRQAAETWVDESNP